One Microbacterium esteraromaticum genomic window carries:
- a CDS encoding TetR/AcrR family transcriptional regulator, whose amino-acid sequence MSTPATRTRTRKSPQQRSAEIHDAALAVAREEGLSALTLRAVAGRAGVASGLVAHYVESMDELVARTFRELVGAELDEVRAEVSSVSPAPARLARMIETVLGSGHSHITLIWVDAWSLGRGSAALAEAIEEQMAAWQSFIAGVIGEGGDAGYFATEDPPAVGWQILAMLDGIAAHALTRRTDAAAFAERLAQACETLVGARPGSIVAELGGKRAEFGAKQAELGATRA is encoded by the coding sequence ATGTCAACACCCGCCACCCGCACCCGCACGCGCAAGAGCCCGCAGCAGAGATCAGCCGAGATCCACGATGCCGCACTGGCCGTCGCGCGGGAAGAGGGGCTGTCGGCGCTCACACTGCGTGCGGTCGCCGGCCGCGCCGGAGTGGCCTCCGGTCTGGTCGCTCACTACGTCGAGAGCATGGACGAACTCGTCGCGCGCACCTTCCGCGAGCTCGTCGGAGCAGAGCTCGACGAGGTACGGGCCGAGGTCTCGTCTGTCTCGCCGGCCCCCGCTCGCCTCGCCCGGATGATCGAGACGGTGCTCGGCAGCGGTCACAGCCACATCACCCTGATCTGGGTGGATGCCTGGTCGCTGGGTCGCGGCAGCGCCGCGCTCGCCGAGGCGATCGAAGAGCAGATGGCCGCCTGGCAGTCGTTCATCGCCGGAGTGATCGGAGAGGGAGGGGATGCCGGGTACTTCGCCACCGAGGATCCGCCCGCCGTCGGATGGCAGATCCTCGCCATGCTCGACGGCATCGCCGCGCACGCCCTCACCCGGCGCACGGACGCCGCAGCGTTCGCCGAGCGTCTGGCGCAGGCGTGCGAGACGCTGGTGGGAGCTCGGCCGGGATCCATCGTGGCCGAGCTCGGTGGGAAGAGAGCGGAGTTCGGCGCGAAGCAAGCGGAGCTCGGCGCGACGCGGGCGTGA
- a CDS encoding serine hydrolase — protein MVPSPASAPEPGSGAPAVRRRAPRGGRRIPRRAAVDRRSFAPSLRRLEELAQSGAQVSVHVAELDSDRVVLAGDDHVPLPIAGLGIVPVLVETAAGFASRSLDPLRIIDRLDDQLVTRAGLWRHLRAPALPLTDLAVLAAAAGDPNAANALLDAVGHEQVRSRMVALGMPRSAVLDRFRDKRGPDDAPHVAVGTTREFAKLFAALVDSRAVDAAVSAQVAEWLSLNQDLTLVASAMGLDPFAHDDDAHGLLFVNKTGRARGVRAEAGVLAGPRAGVAYALTVCFDDLSISHRLRVHDAFRVLGTDLMEYTH, from the coding sequence GTGGTCCCGTCGCCAGCTTCCGCCCCCGAGCCCGGGTCCGGCGCGCCCGCGGTCCGCCGGCGCGCACCGCGCGGGGGTCGGCGTATCCCTCGTCGCGCCGCCGTCGACCGCCGCTCGTTCGCGCCCAGCCTGCGCCGACTCGAAGAGCTCGCCCAGAGCGGAGCGCAGGTCTCGGTGCACGTCGCCGAGCTCGACTCCGACCGGGTCGTGCTCGCGGGCGACGACCACGTGCCGCTGCCGATCGCGGGCCTCGGCATCGTGCCGGTGCTCGTCGAGACGGCCGCCGGATTCGCGTCGCGCTCGCTCGACCCGCTGCGGATCATCGACAGGCTCGACGACCAGCTGGTCACGCGGGCGGGCCTCTGGCGACACCTGCGCGCGCCGGCGCTGCCGCTGACCGACCTCGCCGTGCTCGCCGCGGCGGCCGGCGATCCGAACGCCGCGAACGCCCTGCTCGACGCCGTCGGGCACGAGCAGGTGCGCTCTCGGATGGTGGCGCTCGGGATGCCCCGCAGCGCCGTGCTCGACCGCTTCCGCGACAAGCGCGGACCCGATGACGCGCCGCACGTCGCCGTCGGCACGACGCGCGAGTTCGCGAAGCTCTTCGCCGCCCTCGTCGACTCGCGGGCGGTGGATGCCGCCGTCAGCGCGCAGGTGGCCGAGTGGCTCAGCCTGAATCAGGACCTCACCCTGGTGGCATCCGCGATGGGACTCGACCCGTTCGCGCACGACGACGACGCGCACGGCCTGCTGTTCGTCAACAAGACCGGACGCGCCAGGGGCGTCCGCGCCGAAGCCGGAGTGCTCGCCGGGCCACGCGCCGGCGTCGCCTACGCCCTGACGGTGTGCTTCGACGATCTCTCGATCAGCCACCGGTTGCGCGTGCACGATGCGTTCCGCGTGCTCGGCACCGACCTCATGGAGTACACGCACTGA
- a CDS encoding amidase, translating into MFDVYEKSIAELRSALESGETTSVELVQAYLARIDAYDAPGTETALNAVVVRNPDAMAEASASDARRAAGETRGPLDGIPYTAKDSYLVTGLTAAAGSPAFADLVAQRDAFTIERLRAGGAICLGLTNMPPMANGGMQRGVYGRAESPYSAEWLTSAFGSGSSNGSGTATAASFAAFGLGEETWSSGRAPASCNALIAYTPSRGVISVRGNWPLVPTMDVVVPHTRTMADLLEVLDVIVADDADARGDFWRAQPWVRIPSASEVRPQSYAALAAANLHGTRIGIPKMYMNTDPDAGTGTTIGGPTGQRIETRESVIELWQQARHNLEAAGAEVVEVDFPVVTNYEGDRAGAPTIATRGLVSAEFLKSEIVDLSAWAWDDFLRANGDPELNTLVGVDGAAIFPAPAGALPDRYDGFDDDIATYPAQVEQHPYARFTEIPHLEEGVRGLEETRRIDLEQWMDGLGLDAVAFPAMADIGRADMDVNPESAEAGWRNGVWVANGNLVPRHLGIPTVTVPMGTMADIGMPVGLTFAGRAYDDTALLALGLAFEATGRRRTAPARTPRLPDVR; encoded by the coding sequence ATGTTCGATGTCTACGAGAAGTCGATCGCAGAGCTTCGGTCTGCGCTCGAGTCGGGAGAGACGACCAGCGTCGAGCTCGTTCAGGCCTACCTCGCACGCATCGACGCGTACGACGCTCCCGGCACCGAGACGGCGCTGAACGCGGTCGTCGTGCGGAATCCGGATGCCATGGCCGAGGCCTCCGCATCCGACGCCCGCCGCGCCGCAGGTGAGACACGGGGGCCGCTCGACGGCATCCCGTACACCGCCAAGGACAGCTACCTGGTGACCGGCCTGACCGCCGCCGCCGGCTCCCCCGCGTTCGCGGATCTCGTCGCGCAGCGCGACGCGTTCACGATCGAGCGCCTGCGCGCGGGCGGGGCGATCTGCCTTGGTCTGACGAACATGCCGCCGATGGCGAACGGCGGCATGCAGCGCGGCGTATACGGCCGCGCCGAGAGCCCGTACAGCGCCGAATGGCTGACCAGCGCGTTCGGCTCCGGCTCGTCGAACGGCTCGGGCACCGCCACCGCGGCGAGCTTCGCCGCCTTCGGCCTCGGTGAGGAGACCTGGTCGAGCGGTCGGGCGCCTGCGTCCTGCAACGCGCTCATCGCCTACACGCCCAGCCGCGGAGTGATCTCGGTACGGGGCAACTGGCCGCTCGTGCCCACGATGGACGTCGTCGTGCCGCACACCCGCACGATGGCCGACCTGCTCGAGGTGCTCGACGTGATCGTCGCCGACGACGCCGATGCGCGCGGCGACTTCTGGCGCGCACAGCCCTGGGTGCGCATCCCCTCGGCATCCGAGGTGCGACCGCAGTCGTACGCCGCGCTCGCTGCGGCGAACCTGCACGGCACGCGCATCGGCATCCCGAAGATGTACATGAACACCGATCCGGATGCCGGCACCGGCACCACCATCGGCGGACCGACCGGACAGAGGATCGAGACCCGCGAATCGGTCATCGAGCTGTGGCAGCAGGCGCGCCACAACCTCGAGGCCGCAGGTGCCGAGGTCGTCGAGGTGGACTTCCCCGTGGTCACGAACTACGAGGGCGACCGCGCAGGCGCGCCGACCATCGCGACCAGGGGACTGGTCAGCGCGGAGTTCCTCAAGAGCGAGATCGTCGACCTCTCGGCATGGGCGTGGGACGACTTCCTCCGCGCGAACGGCGACCCCGAACTGAACACGCTCGTCGGGGTCGACGGAGCCGCCATCTTCCCCGCGCCCGCGGGGGCGCTGCCCGACCGCTACGACGGATTCGACGACGACATCGCCACCTACCCGGCGCAGGTCGAGCAGCATCCGTACGCCCGCTTCACCGAGATCCCGCACCTCGAGGAGGGCGTGCGCGGGCTCGAGGAGACCAGGCGGATCGACCTCGAGCAGTGGATGGACGGACTCGGTCTCGACGCCGTCGCGTTCCCCGCGATGGCCGACATCGGACGCGCCGACATGGACGTGAACCCCGAATCGGCAGAGGCCGGGTGGCGCAACGGCGTGTGGGTCGCCAACGGCAATCTCGTGCCGCGGCATCTGGGCATCCCGACGGTCACCGTTCCGATGGGCACGATGGCCGACATCGGGATGCCGGTCGGCCTGACCTTCGCAGGGCGCGCCTACGACGACACCGCACTGCTCGCCCTCGGGCTCGCGTTCGAGGCGACCGGCCGGCGCCGCACCGCTCCGGCGCGCACGCCGAGGCTTCCCGAC
- a CDS encoding agmatine deiminase family protein, producing MGWRMPHEGAQHDRTWMAFPRAGVTLGDGAEWQETAYRAWSDTALAIAEFEPVTMVVDPTEIDRATRMLGSAVEIVESPLDEFWMRDFGPTFVIDDARPGVLGAVDWIFNGWGAPAWAQWQVSAGIARIIAERVGAELISSVLVNEGGGIHVDGEGTVLLTDTVQLDPNRNPYADKARVEAEMLRTLGADKAIWLPRGLTRDYDEFGTRGHVDIVAAFAGPGRVLLHRQDDPAHPDHDVTRDLHAMLQQQTDAAGRPLEIIDVPAPRELRDDEGFVDWSYINHLVVNDGIVACGFGEEKADARAREILEEAYGRRAVTVDARPIFARGGGIHCITQQQPSVVGAR from the coding sequence ATGGGCTGGCGGATGCCGCACGAAGGCGCACAGCACGATCGGACGTGGATGGCGTTCCCGCGTGCCGGGGTCACCCTCGGCGACGGCGCCGAATGGCAGGAGACCGCCTACCGCGCCTGGAGCGACACCGCACTCGCCATCGCCGAGTTCGAGCCGGTCACCATGGTCGTCGACCCGACCGAGATCGACCGTGCGACGCGCATGCTCGGCTCTGCCGTCGAGATCGTGGAGTCTCCGCTCGACGAGTTCTGGATGCGTGACTTCGGGCCCACTTTCGTGATCGATGACGCGCGCCCCGGGGTGCTCGGCGCCGTCGACTGGATCTTCAACGGCTGGGGCGCTCCCGCCTGGGCACAGTGGCAGGTGTCGGCCGGCATCGCGCGGATCATCGCCGAGCGGGTGGGCGCCGAGCTGATCAGCTCGGTGCTCGTGAACGAGGGCGGCGGCATCCACGTCGACGGCGAGGGCACGGTGCTGCTCACCGACACCGTGCAGCTCGACCCGAACCGCAACCCGTACGCCGACAAGGCGCGCGTCGAAGCCGAGATGCTGCGCACCCTCGGCGCCGACAAGGCGATCTGGCTTCCTCGCGGCCTCACCCGCGACTACGACGAGTTCGGCACCCGCGGTCACGTCGACATCGTGGCCGCGTTCGCCGGCCCCGGTCGCGTGCTGCTGCACAGGCAGGACGACCCCGCGCATCCCGATCACGACGTCACCCGCGATCTCCACGCGATGCTGCAGCAGCAGACGGATGCCGCGGGCCGACCGCTCGAGATCATCGACGTCCCCGCCCCGAGGGAGCTGCGCGACGACGAGGGCTTCGTCGACTGGAGCTACATCAACCACCTGGTCGTGAACGACGGCATCGTGGCCTGCGGCTTCGGAGAGGAGAAGGCGGATGCCCGCGCCCGCGAGATCCTCGAAGAGGCCTACGGCCGCCGCGCCGTGACCGTGGACGCCCGCCCGATCTTCGCGCGCGGCGGCGGCATCCACTGCATCACCCAGCAGCAGCCGTCTGTCGTCGGGGCACGCTGA
- a CDS encoding M13 family metallopeptidase: protein MTDVLPSGLAVSEFSSDIRPQDDLYRHVNGAWLEAAEIPTDKARWGSFHMLAEQAEKDVRAIIVESQEAAEGTLERKVGDLFRSFMDTERIAEVGLAPLRAELARVDAIDGIPSFLETVGTLDRDGIAALIGVFIEPDPGNPERYVPFAVQAGLSLPDESYYRFENFEGTRAAYRAHLERILTLAAIDDAAAEADRAFGLEHEIAGHHWDNVASRDAVKTYNLKTWDEFQQLVGVDLSPWRDAVAAANPTAFDELVVYQPSFFEGLGALLVEERLDDWKAWLRAKVVHGMAAYLTDDFIDENFSFYGTELTGTPSIRERWKRGVSLVEGSLGDAVGRIYVERHFPAESKAAMDELVANLIEAYRQSIRNLEWMSADTREKALAKLDTFHPKIGHPDIWRDYDGVDIDPGDLVGNARRATVFEHDRQVKKVGGPIDRDEWHMPPQMVNAYYNPLMNEIVFPAAILQYPFFDAGRDAAANYGGIGAVIGHEIGHGFDDQGSRYDGDGRLQDWWTDADREAFEERTKVLIAQYDSLVPLGLSDENTVNGALTIGENIGDLGGLGIALKAYELSLDGAEAPVIDGYTGIQRLLLSWAQVWQQKSRDAETIRLLTIDPHSPNEFRCNQILSNIDAFYEAFDVNEGDRLHLPSEQRVTIW, encoded by the coding sequence ATGACCGACGTTCTGCCCTCCGGCCTCGCCGTCTCCGAGTTCAGCTCCGACATCCGTCCGCAGGACGACCTCTACCGCCACGTCAACGGCGCGTGGCTCGAGGCCGCCGAGATCCCCACTGACAAGGCGCGCTGGGGCTCGTTCCACATGCTCGCCGAGCAGGCCGAGAAAGACGTCCGCGCGATCATCGTCGAGTCGCAGGAGGCCGCCGAAGGCACCCTCGAGCGCAAGGTCGGCGACCTGTTCCGCAGCTTCATGGACACCGAGCGCATCGCCGAGGTGGGCCTCGCCCCTCTGCGGGCCGAGCTCGCGAGGGTCGACGCGATCGACGGCATCCCGTCGTTCCTCGAGACCGTCGGCACGCTCGACCGCGACGGCATCGCCGCGCTGATCGGCGTGTTCATCGAGCCCGACCCCGGCAACCCCGAGCGCTACGTCCCGTTCGCCGTGCAGGCCGGTCTCTCGCTGCCCGACGAGAGCTACTACCGTTTCGAGAACTTCGAGGGAACCCGCGCCGCGTACCGTGCGCACCTCGAGCGCATCCTCACCCTCGCTGCGATCGACGACGCCGCCGCCGAAGCCGACCGCGCCTTCGGTCTCGAGCACGAGATCGCCGGCCACCACTGGGACAACGTCGCCTCTCGCGACGCGGTGAAGACCTACAACCTCAAGACCTGGGACGAGTTCCAGCAGCTCGTCGGCGTCGACCTGAGCCCGTGGCGGGATGCCGTGGCCGCCGCCAACCCGACCGCCTTCGACGAGCTCGTCGTCTACCAGCCCAGCTTCTTCGAGGGCCTCGGCGCGCTGCTCGTCGAAGAGCGTCTCGACGACTGGAAGGCCTGGCTGCGCGCCAAGGTCGTGCACGGCATGGCCGCCTACCTCACCGACGACTTCATCGACGAGAACTTCTCGTTCTACGGCACCGAGCTGACCGGCACGCCGTCGATCCGCGAGCGCTGGAAGCGCGGCGTCTCGCTCGTCGAGGGGTCGCTGGGCGACGCGGTCGGCCGGATCTACGTCGAGCGGCACTTCCCCGCCGAGTCGAAGGCCGCCATGGACGAGCTCGTCGCCAACCTCATCGAGGCGTACCGCCAGAGCATCCGGAACCTCGAGTGGATGAGCGCTGACACGCGCGAGAAGGCGCTCGCCAAGCTCGACACCTTCCACCCGAAGATCGGCCACCCCGACATCTGGCGCGACTACGACGGCGTCGACATCGACCCCGGCGACCTCGTCGGCAACGCCCGCCGCGCGACCGTCTTCGAGCATGACCGCCAGGTGAAGAAGGTCGGCGGACCCATCGACCGCGACGAATGGCACATGCCTCCGCAGATGGTCAACGCGTACTACAACCCGCTCATGAACGAGATCGTGTTCCCGGCGGCCATCCTGCAGTACCCGTTCTTCGACGCGGGCCGTGATGCGGCCGCCAACTACGGCGGAATCGGCGCGGTGATCGGGCATGAGATCGGTCACGGCTTCGACGACCAGGGCAGCCGCTACGACGGCGACGGTCGCCTGCAGGACTGGTGGACGGATGCCGACCGTGAGGCGTTCGAAGAGCGCACCAAGGTGCTCATCGCCCAGTACGACTCGCTGGTGCCGCTCGGCCTGAGCGACGAGAACACGGTCAACGGCGCGCTCACGATCGGCGAGAACATCGGCGACCTCGGCGGGCTCGGCATCGCCCTGAAGGCATACGAGCTCTCGCTCGACGGCGCGGAGGCGCCCGTGATCGACGGCTACACGGGCATCCAGCGTCTGCTGTTGTCGTGGGCACAGGTGTGGCAGCAGAAGAGCCGCGACGCCGAGACGATCCGCCTGCTCACGATCGACCCGCACTCGCCGAACGAGTTCCGCTGCAACCAGATCCTCAGCAACATCGACGCCTTCTACGAGGCGTTCGACGTGAACGAGGGTGACAGGCTGCACCTGCCGAGCGAGCAGCGCGTCACCATCTGGTGA